The Lycium barbarum isolate Lr01 chromosome 11, ASM1917538v2, whole genome shotgun sequence genome contains the following window.
ACTAATACTTCAACATGAAGTTACCCACTATACAATAAGAATTTAATTTTTACAGTGTCCCTTCCCCCCCGTGCCACACCGACGCTCTCGTTTTGATCTACGTTGGTGAACCTCCTTTTGTATCACACCTGGATCCTGTAAATGCCACAAAAAAAATAGaagttatttttgtatgataAATTTTCTTAGCAATTACTTTGATTGTCTAcgtaaaatcgggcagcatctcccctgtaacaagGAGTTCCTCCAATACCATATACCAACACAAACAACCAAAACGAACCTCTTCCTCATCAATCAACTGGTGATTCACGGGACCTCGACCCCGTCTGTTACCTGATTGGCGTCCTCTATCACGCGCAGCAGGTCTTGGTACATTAGGACGTTGATGACGAGGCACTTGCACAGTAGGCGGCTCAACATACTCTGCCGGTGGTGTATAATTGGGAGCGAAACTCAACATCGTCCCCAGAGAGGCAGCAACCATGGACTCTGTATTAATGTGGCTAAACATCTCTGTTATTTCCTTCACTTCATCAGACTTGGTTGGATCTTGGATAGTCTGCTGAGCCAACCTGTACGATTCTTGATGTCCTAaagcctaaaaaaaaaattgc
Protein-coding sequences here:
- the LOC132619499 gene encoding uncharacterized protein LOC132619499, whose translation is MVDRVLRPFGRKQHIPGPCAEIDPFHYKRDKRYAIKVEDQQNFAETDFLWENRRERVILAEYETQDPESLSEYFCWYRRHSRTFIGNPAHKVDRGYQHMAGRHEALALGHQESYRLAQQTIQDPTKSDEVKEITEMFSHINTESMVAASLGTMLSFAPNYTPPAEYVEPPTVQVPRHQRPNVPRPAARDRGRQSGNRRGRGPVNHQLIDEEEVRFGCLCWYMVLEELLVTGEMLPDFT